The Hemiscyllium ocellatum isolate sHemOce1 chromosome 27 unlocalized genomic scaffold, sHemOce1.pat.X.cur. SUPER_27_unloc_5, whole genome shotgun sequence nucleotide sequence TGCGTGCAGTGAGGAGCATGCGCAATTTCATCCTGACGCCGACGAGCACGCGCAGTATGCTCTCTGGCGAGGAGGTTGTTACCGAAAGAAttgaagtgtccaaatgccaagaGAAGTAAAAAAGGGGAGATGCATAATTTTTTCCCCCTGTGATATTTACTTTTCCTACAAGtcccatgactttataaatcgaaataaggtcacccatcaacttGTGGTCGTCGatagggcgaccagaaatgtactcagtactctacacgtggtctcaccaatatgcTGTTCAACCTCAACGTGATGTCCCACCTCCTGCACTGaacggtgtgaacaatgaaggaaagtgtgctaaacgcctccttcaccaccctgtctaccaatgatgcaactttcaaagaactatgtcctcgatttggagatgccggtgttggactggggtgtacgaagttaaaattcacaccatACCAGGTGATACTCCAACAGGCTCATTTgcaagcattagcttttggagcgctgctccttcatcaggtagttgtgtcttatgatcctgctccacaaacaccccatgaaggagcagcgctccgaaagcttgtgcctccaaataaaccagttgaacgataacctggtgttgagagatttttagcTTTTATGTACCAGAACCCCTCCACACCGCCTCCCCCCATGAATCTGTTCTGGAACACGatgcagggccctaccattaactgtataagtcctgcccttccttgttttagcaaaatgcaacccctTGCCTTGATCTGTCactctctcagacatacacaccCTAACACTCACACCAtatcacaggcttatactccatctcacacacacacttcattAGCATATATGCACAAACTCGCATGCgcgcacacagtcacacataagtcaatggggtgaatttgcatttgcagaattatattagCAGATATATTCATTTTTGCTCAAAAAGAACACAAactgcatgtaatattttataaattcctactttggtgaatagaaccaatctgattcaagattgggatacagacttgaacctcacaccttttatgcagtatctgagctgagatatcacctatttttataaaaccttaaaccaTCTCGAGAAGGTGAATTAAAAGTAATTCTagggtttacatattaatgaactgaaacctgcaacccatggtaaaagatgaaagactaatctgcaatctagatttgttcaatacctcatcagttgcatgacaccgtcagctttttctataaattcagtgtcttatgattctgctccacagctagctgatgaaggagcagcactccaaaagccagtgcttccaaataaaccagaaggaagataacctggtgttgtgtgatttttaactttatccaccccagtccaacaccggcacctccacatcgtttCCAGTGGACACAGTCCACACCTCCCAGTGCTGCCAGGAAACTGTACAATGACAATGGGATGATGTCATCCTAAAAAATTCACAATTTCTAACAATActggctactcattcactgctgcaACCGATACACAACATTGGAAACATAGTACAGGAGGCTGTCAAAAAttagcacaacaggtcaggcagcaaccgaggagcaggaaaatcaacattgcccgaaaaatgttgattttcctgctccttggatgctgcctgacctgctgtgcattgccagcaccactctaatcttgattctgatcagcagttctcactttcacctgtaagaaatgagcagttttaaaacaaaaacctgttgCAATTCAAAGctctcaatgagagtctgagctcggcgtgaagttcaggtaatctttactgcgacccaactttgttacagcttcagaatctcccagcagaaaggcATCAAAAAAAGtagcaatgttttaaaaacagctcaCAGCCAAAAGTGCACACACTCCCTCCaacccctcactttcttcattattggtcACCACCAAGTTATTCCTTTGGAATTGGATCCTGGTACAGCCTTAACCCGGagaaagtattgcctcactcagcatttTCAACCTGTATCCTTTATCCAAGTTAGTTGGATGGGCATTGCAGAGTCAATCATACTGCTATGGGtcaggagtcacgtgtaggccagactgggtaaaggatgcagctgggacgactgagtgaatcctctcCCACAACAACAGTTCCCTTCAGTAAAAAAGAACGgggacttcttccacccccaccccaccgacaATGGTTTTACCATTAgtttctgaactccagatttctgaccaaattccaattccaccatctgtcacggTGGGATTCGAACTCAGGAGTCCCCAGAACTGAGTTGATAGTCCAGTTGGTAACGGCACTCGGCCATcattccttcaatccccctgcgatggctcatgaactcgctggtgcttcagcaggtacGAGGAGCGGGTGAAGGCCCTCCTGcacttggggcagctgaagggcctctcccccgtgtggacccgctggtgcctcagcaggttagaggaattgctgaaggccttcccacactcgtggcaagggaacggcctctcccctgtgtggacccgccagtgggtcagcaggttggtggaatgcctgaaggccttcccacactcggggcagctgaagggcctctccccggtgtggacccgccagtgGGTCAGTAAGTGAGAAgaatacctgaaggccttcccacactctgtgcAAGGGAACAGCCTCTTcccagtgtggacctgctggtggctTAACAGGTTAGAAGAATTggtgaaggccttcctgcactcagggcagctgaagggcctctcccccgtatggacctgctggtgcctcagcagggcggaggaattactaaaggccttcccgcactcaggacagctgaagggcttctccccggtgtggacccactggtgcctcagcaggtgggaagaattgctgaaggcctttccacactcagggcagctgaagagcttctccccggtgtggacccactggtggctccgcaggtgggaagaattgctgaaggccttcccacactcggggcagctgaagggcctctcccccgtgtggacccactggtggctccgcaggtgggaagaattgctgaaggccttcccacactggggcagctgaagggcctctcccccgtgtggactcgctggtgcctcagcaggtgggaggaattgctgaaggccttcccacactcggggcagctgaagggcctctcccccatgtggacacGCCGAtgggtctggaggttggaggCCTGGgaaaaggccttcccacactcgtggcagctgaaaggcctctcccccatgtggacccgctggtgggtgtggaggttggtggaattgctgaagcccttcccacagtcagggcaggggaatggcctctccccagtctGGCTGTGCCGATGAGtatccagggcagacgggaaatGGGAGCCTTTCCCGCAAtcgccacacttccacggtttctccacacggcgggattcctctggtttctccatggccggagcttcagccacacacacacgtgtgcagAGCCTATCCCCagcgtgaattcctctttccaggccatATAACTGcttcaggctccacactcagtgcactgcaatggtagggtctctcatccagtcccatgatgctgaaaatgtactCAAACAgaaaccaaaaagctttgctccttctcacagaatcatagttgaaaactgTTGCAGTCCCGATGGACTGAGTGACTGtcgaagtgaggactgcagacactggatagtcagatttgaaaagtgcagtgctggaaaagcacagcaggtcaggcagcatctgaggagcaggagactcaatgttttgggcaaacagccttcatctgttgattttgaaacttccgtcttcagatcttcaaatactctgtaaaaagagattataaaggtcatcactgtcagtgcaggtagaaattctgaacaaggaattttactttctgtggaatattcttttcttttgttattccacaaaattgaaagcaccatcccactctctctccccctctgttctgaCTCCACTCTAACTAattccctgaaggtgctgattcaggatctttcAGGGGCAGACAAACAAAAACATCAAGACTAACATCTCTCTgcattttggataactccacaacactgggatactgttgacagtgagcaggtctgattctgGGAAGCAAACATATGTGTGTCAATTCATGGGGTAACCTGCAATGCAgctatttgtggaacaaaatggtTAATGAtcccaggaaggtgggagcaaattGAGACATCAAGGCATGAACACCAATACACTTCAGTGAAActcttctgctcccagtcagggcaaaatatctttgaaagctgctctgaaagtccagtcttcacaaccacacttctgcttttaCCAAAGACAactagtgtcatacagcacggaaacagaccctttggcccaacttgtccgagctgaacagatatcctaaattaatctagtcacatttgccatcacttggcccctatgtgggctgggtgctggcagttagGACTGAGTTgggttggcccaaagggtctgtttccgtgctgtacatctctatgactctagtcgcatttgccatcacttggccctgaTCCACTGAAACCTtcgtattcatacacccatccacatgccttttaactgttggaattgtaccagaccccaccacctcatctggcaactcattccataactgCATCACCCTCTCCATCAAAAATAGTTGTCCCTGAGATCTCTTTTAcatctccacacccccccccccccgcctcacctaaaacctattaccctctcgttctggactcccccatccgaaggaaaagaccttgaggattgaccctatccatgccactcagaaTTCTATAAAAAGTCGAGAATGTCACCCTTCagactctggggaaaacagccccaccccatCCTTCCGTCCTTCCTCGCCCAGGTAATTAAGTTTGCAgaatctgctccctccctggattcactccagctgctacaagtgaacagattcccccctctcccctctctctccttcccaggATGAACAGTTgtccagagggagggagtttcactctgaaactgacagggccacttccTCGTTGTGACGTCATAGATGAAGCGAGGGGGCGGGGGAGTATGGGAGGCGGGGCAAGAGAAAGGGGCGGGACGAGACGCGGGGCTCGGCCGGCAGCGGGACCCCGCACTGCGCCtgcgctgccctgcacagttcgcaggaattccttcccttcagagaatcccaagtgcagaagcaggccactcggcccaacgagtccacacccaccctccaaagggtaactcaCCCTCAACCATTCCCCGAGCCGTATTGCTCAATACTGTTAGAAATGGGGTAAAGTGTTGattttgcagatatagaaaaagcatacagaaaagggctacagcaagagaactattaaccctGCAGCTATTTGGGGACTTTTCAGCGTataattgtggttaattaaatactaactttGGTGTGTAATTACTATAACAAAACGTTCTTTTTGTAAAAGTATGctttcagcaaaaagctgagataacCGAAATGCTTGAGCTACACAAAACGAaacaagttaatgaaatgtccgaggatggaatgtaccagcagaattgatacaaaatgttaaaccagaTCTTGACAAAATAAATGTGTGTGTCAGCATTTACAGAAAGGAAGGTTGCCAACCTGGGGAAGGGGGAAGTAATAAGGGTGGGGCACAGCTGGGCAGTGGTCTGGTACAGTAAGAGAGGctgggtaattaggagtctggagagatgacctcactcagctcaaaggggATAACTGTACACTAACCCAAGTTCTAATTTGCTCATTTGAtgccctttcttgcaagatcATAGAATAAATTggcttgtttccagttttggtggtctcgtctaaatgTTATTAAACCTGTTCCGGGATCCCAAGCTCCGGTCGCTCGGCATTCTTGGAGAAACGGAGAAGGTGCACCTCGCTGATTTCGGCGGTCTCTAGTTTCCCCTTGTTGCCGAGGTGGCTCTGGGAGAGCGTGATCCGGACCGGGAGACCCCGGAAACAAGACGGACAGACGCGACGCGGCGGGTTCGGTCGggtaactcttgtgcacaagACCCGGGTCAGAAAAAGGTCTTAAATAAGTATTATCCGGGCGACTGGGGTAGGCAGCGGGTTTTGTTTTGTTGTCAGTCTTTGCCACGAGCGAGGCGCACTGAGACACGGCGGGTTGGTCGGGTAACTCTTATGGACTTAAGACCCGCATTCGGGGCCGGCCGGGATTTACAGCATTATTTGCtgttttgctgtggttctgggTGTGTGGAGAGGTGGTGGGTTGGTCGGCATTCGCGGGCGGCCGGGATTTGTAGCATCACTTGCTGTTTCACCACGGTGCGAAGGACACTAAGACGTGGTGGTTCGGTCGGGTTACTCTTGTGTACATAAGACCCGGGTAAAGGTAAATTTCGGGCGACCTAGATTGACAATGTATTTTGCTGTCTGGTATTGCTGCGGGATGGGGCGCGCATTCGACCAGGTAACTTTTGTGTACAGCCTAAGATACGAAAATTGACCTTTAAGTATTAGCTTGGTGGTCAGTTCTGTACAAGAAGTACAGAGGAATTGGCAACTTAAAAAGATAGAGAATAAAGGTCTTTAATTGGCTAGATTAATCTAACAAGTAAGGTGTCTAGCTGATTCGATCACCCAGCCTTAGACCGGTTATTAAGAAGGGAAACCCCTACGCGGAGATTAGAACCCTgaagtgggtgtggaagaaggtaaCACCGAACTTCAGAGAGGTTATATAAAGAAAATGAGTAttaaactgggaaataagaatagCAATTTAGATGTAGAAGGGGAGATGAGAGGGACGTCCGAGGACCACATCCCAACGGACAGTCCTTTAGGAAAAATGTGAAGAGATTGGAAGGACAATCCCCGGACGTGAGGAAAGGATAAAAAACAAATGATCAAATGTCAATGAAAAACAGCCTTCcagtcaggaggaatcagattatgcttcgtgtcagaagggctagtagctgaagggctactgagggtgcacttcgtAACTAACGTATGGTTAGACgcccagaaaaatattcaaaagctagAGGAGTCGTTGCGGGAAACTCCAAGTGTCTGTGAGacatggtgtctgtgtgtgtgtgtgtgtgtgtctgtgtgtgtgtgtgagagagagagagaagagctgtTCAGCTAGtcgaaagtttaaccctttgtgattcagtctgaatgcacatttgtttgttggtgattgaatattCCCGggagcttgagatccgggactgttttgaatctgatttctattatggaaattttagcatgatttcttttaaggttaaggattttgcaaggttatgaaataaaatgttctttttacaggtcatgactgccttactatcagtttctaactaatctcttttatccttatgtaaaagcgatttatggaggacagttgaagttttaacttgaatagacaaatccttttaaggcagctctggttatttcacgacctatagcattgtaattgagcaatgactggGCAGGACTACTTGGGAGGACGAGTTTTGGATTTGAATCAGGGGACTGGAACCGGGTGATTGTGGTGGATTTCAGAGTTGGGAACTGTGCACATTTTGTATTttgaatattaaacactgaataaatgaatttagaatatataaatatatatttacaagtaagattccaaaatgtatagttaggaacaggctttaaagaaaagcaagcataaattgataaattgtatttgagattacagggagcaagaaatattgcaatatttctttaaaagaatcaaggtctaaacaaaacattgggtgatgaggAATGGCCATGAGGTGGCCCTAAAGCTGTTCAGTTGGTTAAACCGGCTGAGCAATTGATCTGGCAACGTAACatcagaaacagagacagaaggCAAAAATAACGATAAGCCACGGTTAGTGAGGTAATAAAGtaaaggacaaaactaaaaggagaaGGAAACCGGAATGGTGGCGGGCAGCTTGTTGAAAACAAAGGGAGGAGAAAGGATCGGGGAGGAGATGTTCCGGGGTTTGGTAGGAACAAGGATCAAAGTGGGAATCCCCACAGGCGGGATGTTATTACTGTGGAAAGACAGGGCACtgtaagagagagtgtccagATTCGTGTATGAACCTTGATGATAAATAGGGGTGTCAGGAGTTCCTGTTcccggggacccaccaggaacccttgataaatttcaAGATGGGACCTTACAAAGAGGACGTAGTTTCCTAGTCGATACGGGGGCAGCAAGGTCATCCTTAAATTTTAAGCCCAAGGGAGTGGGAATGAAAAAGTTAATTGGATTATGgcaacagttttgtgatgagaggcacgaAGAATCGGTTCTGCGCTCATGACGAGATATTGCCACCAAATTGAGGAtcgaattaactgcaaatggtgctgtggaatctgttgaggttcttaaaaatgaatgtgctcgagcaaaacaatgacagaaacagaatgagaagtcacaagtgactggtaaacaaacagaactgcgcGATTAcaggttttaaaatgttttcatcaCTTGTTGTGTTTCCATCCTGAATTATATAATATATAtgattaataattaatatttataataattcaattgtgttagcctgaatcaatattaattggcaggattccttcatacattctcagtgacctgtcatattgattcatggttaatttaaaccatgactgcattaattcattgttaattaaagaatagaaagctacattactggccagagtgtgtgcaggcagtggTAGCAACAGCCTGATTGGTAGAGGAGAGTCGGAAACTTACTTTTAGGGGAGCCTGAGTAGTCAGCACCCCACACCAGGTACGGTCAGGAGAAGAAAGGGGCATGGTTAGAAGAGCTGCTCTGAGGGAATGGAAAAGAGACATCCGGTGGGTGAGGGAGTGATCCCAGCCAAAAACAAATTCCCCAATGTGGACCCACGTTGGAAGGGTATGGATGAACATGGTAGAGGAAAAATTAGGGACTTTTGAGAAATGGTCATTTTGGGTATTAAAGAAGCAGCACCTAAAtctcagaatttttttaaagccTTTGAAGTAAGACAGGAAAAGGAGGAAGCCCCATCAGCCTTTTTACAGGGATTAAAATAAGCCAGTAGTAAATATTTGGGAATGAATCCCGATGATCCGGTGGCACAGGAACTTTTAAAGGTCCAATATGTGACTAAATCATGGCCGGACATAAAAGAAATGACAGAAATTAGGTGGCTGGAGTGAACAACAGATCGAAGATCTGTGatgtgaggcacagaaagtgtctgtgaaaagggaagagaagaaacaaaaacaaaaagctaAAATAATGGTTGCAGTGGTTGAAGAAATTACGATGAGAAAGTTAGAATCAGAGAACAGAGGAagacaagagagacagagagcagatgGCAGGGGGAAGGAAGCAACTGGCAGGATGTTATTACTGCGGAAAAACAGGACATTTTAAAAGACAATGTCCAAGGTTGGGACAACAAAGAGAAGCGGTATCATTGATGGTTTTTGGTGAAGATTAGGGGAGTCAGGGGTTCCCTTCTCCTGAGACCCAccgggaacccttgataaatttaaaggtgagaCCTGAAGGAGAGGAAACAGTGTTTTTAGTGGATACAGGAGCAGCACGATCATCTCTAAGCTTTAGACCTAGCGGTGTTAAATTAATTAACAAAAGTCTCAAGGTTTCTGGAGTAAAAGGCAAAGAATTCTTAAATCAGAATGCAGGACAATGGCTCACAGACTCTAGGATCTTAAAATAAGAGACAATCTTAATAGAACAGGATGACCTTGTGTtagtcacagacagttgcttgaatccagctgcatttctgtggcggagagagaggggggtggcccCTGGCAATCCAGAACATGACTGTCTTGATATTACTGAATATCAGACTAAAGTGCAAATGAACTTAAGAGACGTACCGTTGCATGCGAGAGCTCGGTTGCTTATCGACGGGTCCTCCCCGATGATTGAGGGTAAAAAGCACAATGAATATACTGTAGTAGACGGGATAGAGGGAAGCATTATCGAGGCTGAAAGACTGCCTAACGGCTGGTCAGAGTTCAATGAGAAGTTTTGAAAGAACTATATTGTGGCGCTCGGCTCGTCTTTGTCTATTCTTAGGAATACAGGCCTGTTGGTGCAGGCACTGCCACTTGAGTTTGCAGTACATCGAATACAACCGGGTGATTGGGTCCTGATcaagacctggaaagataccaaactgcaccCGCGCTGGGAGGGACCATTCCTAACCGTCCTAACTAGTGAAACAGTTATCCGGACTGCTGAGAAAGGGTGGGGTCATCACACTCGCGTTAAAGGTCCTGTGAACACCCCATTGGTGGAGTGGCACGCTcatcctacagacaaccctctgacagttcagaaagaaagaatgaactgAGACAAAAGACTCTTTTAACGTTTGCTGATATATGGGTTCAGAGATGGGTAGATATTGGTATAGTATTGTAATGTTAGTAGTACGAACCATTCAAGGAAGTGGGCAAAATCACTTCACTACGCTGTGCCAGAATTATGCTAAACAAGAGGGACTTGCCGACTGTTGGGTCTGTGCAGAGGTCCCACACCATGGCGAATCTGGAATCCCCACCTCAGTAATACTGCTCACTAAAAAGAAATATACGATGTACAATAATTTGATGTGGGTTCAAATAATACAAAGTGGAGATCTGAAAGGAGCAATTATAACTTTGCGGGATGGTTCCCAAGGCCAGCCCCGAAAAATCAGGGTGCTACTGATAGTCTTAGAGTTTCCCCACCGAAAGGAGCAGTGAATCCCACctgtttctgtaatcagaatgatGCTGCACCTTTCCAACTGGGAACATCATCTTGTGTCCACACCAGTTAAGCCACTGCCACGACCACTCCCCGAATATTAAATGGAACATATTGGGTATGCGGTCTGAAGGCCTATCCATTTATTCCCGGGGAAAAATATGTTGGTGTGATTGAATGTGTCATGTTATGAAGTTGACGAAACACTTCCTCAAAACCAGAAAGGTTGGAGTGGCTGCTGTTACCTCGCTTATATAGTCCCTCACCTCCGAATAGGAAAGCATGAGCCCAACCTGAGAAAGGAGACGGGGGATAAGACATAAGACCCGAGAGGTCTCAGAAGGAGACCGTCTACTGTGGACACTACTCCCAAACTACGGCACTACAAGGGCAGGGGTGGAAATACAGAAAGTGGCGGCTGCCATCGGTGTGATGGGAGAAACTCCATCCCAAATATCGGCCATAACCACCGAAATGATTGCCACAAGACTGACAGCtttatggaattgaatggctTTAGACTATCTTTAGGCCAAAAAAGGGGGAACCTGTGCTCTGATTGGTAAAGAATGCTGCACCTTCATCCCAGACACCTCTTCCATAGTGGAAGGTAAGGCagaaatagtaaagaaaaagataagCAATATAAGAGAAATTGGAGATGAACTCCGAAAAGATGAAGGATGGGTATGAGGTAACCCGAGATTGACCGGGTGGGAAAATGGTGAGTGAATTTAGGCATTTATGTGCTTCTCATAATTGTAGGTTTACTGATAGGGTTTAATGTGTTAAAATGGATAATGACTAAGCTAGTAATGTCTTTGGGAGGACAACAACCAATAATGATACAAACTTAGAAGGACAGAAATGACGAGATTGTGAACCTTGACGCCATAGGGTGAAAAGAGGGCAGAAAATAAGATTGCAAAAACAacaaagggttaagaaaagaaatGGGAAAATTGTTAGAAATGGAGtaaagtgttgtttttgcagatatagaaaaagcatacagaaaagaggtacagcaagagaactattaaccctGCAGGTATTGAGGgacttttcagtgtataattgtggTTAGTTAAATACTAACTTTGGTGTGTAATTACGATAACAAAAAGTTCTTTTTGTAAAATTATGctttcagcaaaaagctgagataacCGAAATGCTTGAGCTATACAAACCGatacaagttaatgaaatgtccgaggatggaatgtaccagcagaattgatacaaaatgttaaaccagatcttgacaaaataaatgtgtatgtcagcatttacagaaaggaaggttgccaatctggggaagggggaagtAATAAGGGTGGAGCGCAGCTGGGCAGTGGTCTGGTACAGTAAGAGAGActgggtaattaggagtctggagaaatgatctcactcagctcaaagggtatAATTGTACGCCCTTTCTTGCAAGATTgtagaataaattgtcttgtttccagttttggtggtcttGTCTAAATTTTATTAAACTTGTTTTAACAATACTAAcgctcctgactaatacacctaacctgcacatccctgggcactatgggtaatttagaactgccaatccaccctaacctgcacatccctacacactatggataatttagcatagcaAATCCCTCCTAAAATGgataaagttaataatcacaccacaccaggttggcgaccaacaggtttgtttggaagcactagcatttggagccctgctccttcttaggtggttgtagagaataaggtcataagacacagaatttatggaaaaACATGACAGTATCCTGCCACTGAAATGACATGTTAAACAACTCATTTTCGAATGGGTTGCAGGCATCATTaacatgcaaatcccagaactacaTGTAAGGCACCTTCTCAAGAGAACTTAAAGTTTTACAACAAAAAGTGACAtttcagcccagctttgcaattataattttgcaaacatacacaaacaagtcactggagtgaatgtgtgtgtgtgtgtacatggcaGAGAGAAAATGGCTATTTCCATCCTGTATGTCTCTACCTATTTGAGAACAGATGCCTTACTTCTGTTGGTGTAAGTATAGTGTAAATCATAGCTGGGTACTAATAGTtagatacaaaggggaagagaattcctcaagtagggcagtataagaatcctgggagagccccatttctggtttacttcctaatgaacaaacattaaacacaagcacctatttatttcaaatttggtttcatttttcttgtgtgATTCCTTACTGTGACGACACTGtgcctggatggttgacaggctgggagattgtgggttgggccttgattgactgaatgttttattgtttcagaaggtgtagaatggaacagggagatcaacagaggacagagaaatcagaACCTGAAATCCAAGCTGAACCAGACTACCCTGTGGTCAGTGCTTTGATGAGCAGTGCCAACCCTCCACCTTTACCGAGCTTCCCATTTGGGGACACCCTCAATATTAaagatccaatccttgtcattctgaagccatgtctctgtaggGAGTGTCAGATTGCAATTATTCACTTCAATGTGTGTAGTTAATTCCTTCACTTTTGtcacaatgcagcacacatt carries:
- the LOC132808375 gene encoding gastrula zinc finger protein XlCGF57.1-like; its protein translation is MQRVTRPNPPRRVCPSCFRGLPVRITLSQSHLGNKGKLETAEISEVHLLRFSKNAERPELGIPEQCGDCGKGSHFPSALDTHRHSQTGERPFPCPDCGKGFSNSTNLHTHQRVHMGERPFSCHECGKAFSQASNLQTHRRVHMGERPFSCPECGKAFSNSSHLLRHQRVHTGERPFSCPECGKAFSNSSHLRSHQWVHTGEKLFSCPECGKAFSNSSHLLRHQWVHTGEKPFSCPECGKAFSNSSALLRHQQVHTGERPFSCPECRKAFTNSSNLLSHQQVHTGKRLFPCTECGKAFRYSSHLLTHWRVHTGERPFSCPECGKAFRHSTNLLTHWRVHTGERPFPCHECGKAFSNSSNLLRHQRVHTGERPFSCPKCRRAFTRSSYLLKHQRVHLYGLERGIHSREWLQTLAMEKPEESHLLEKPWKCGDCGKGFPFPSSLEIHQRSHTRQKPFTCPVCGKAFRHSSTLLTHQRIHTGERPYSCPECGKAFTQVSGLINHQWVHTGERPFSCPECRKAFSNSSSLLRHQRVHTGERPFNCPECRKAFSNSSALLRHQRVHTGERPFSCTECGKTFSNSSTLLTHWRVHTGERPFSCPTCGKAFSNSSDRLTHQRVHTGERPFPCPECGKAFTRSSHLRRHQRVHVPSQGD